The proteins below are encoded in one region of Verrucomicrobiia bacterium:
- the cydB gene encoding cytochrome d ubiquinol oxidase subunit II, whose product MNADPDHGTWLPYAFALLIGLSMLLYAILDGYDLGVGMLSRRVGRSERDRMIGAIGPFWDANETWLVLGVGLLLVAFPAAHGIVLSELYLPVAVMIVGLIFRGVSFDFRKKVPAWRQERWDRAFFIGSLVVALSQGYMVGRFMTGMQPGLASHCFAAFFGVLVVAGYGLMGATWLILKCDGALQRRAIGWARRAIWAMVAGALLSSLIAPILDTRIYDRMFAFPEVTLLVAMPLISIALTTIMHFLLGILPLPEDRLAWMPFGIAVLIFVLGFLGLVYSFYPYIIPGRLRIADAAAAPESLRIIFIGTIIVLPFLMGYTALAYRIFRGKATDLSYD is encoded by the coding sequence ATGAACGCCGACCCGGACCATGGCACCTGGTTGCCGTATGCCTTCGCCCTGCTGATCGGGCTGTCGATGCTCCTGTACGCGATTCTCGACGGGTACGATCTCGGGGTGGGGATGTTGTCGCGGCGGGTTGGCCGGAGTGAACGGGACCGGATGATCGGGGCGATCGGGCCGTTCTGGGACGCCAACGAAACGTGGCTGGTGCTGGGGGTTGGCCTGTTGCTGGTGGCGTTCCCGGCCGCGCACGGGATTGTTCTGAGCGAGTTGTATCTGCCGGTGGCGGTGATGATCGTCGGGCTGATCTTCCGTGGCGTTTCCTTCGACTTCCGGAAGAAGGTGCCCGCCTGGCGCCAGGAACGGTGGGACCGGGCGTTCTTCATCGGTTCGCTGGTGGTGGCGTTGAGCCAGGGCTACATGGTGGGCCGGTTCATGACGGGGATGCAGCCGGGACTCGCGAGCCACTGTTTTGCGGCCTTCTTCGGGGTGCTGGTGGTTGCCGGCTACGGCCTGATGGGGGCCACCTGGCTGATATTGAAGTGCGACGGCGCCCTTCAGCGCCGGGCGATCGGATGGGCGCGCCGGGCGATCTGGGCGATGGTGGCAGGAGCGCTTCTGAGCAGCCTGATCGCCCCGATCCTCGACACCCGGATCTACGACCGGATGTTCGCTTTTCCCGAAGTCACCCTGCTCGTTGCCATGCCCCTGATCTCGATTGCCCTGACGACGATCATGCATTTCCTGCTGGGCATCCTGCCATTGCCGGAGGATCGCCTGGCGTGGATGCCGTTCGGGATCGCCGTGCTGATCTTCGTGCTCGGGTTCCTCGGGCTGGTGTACAGCTTCTACCCGTACATCATCCCCGGCCGGCTGCGGATCGCGGACGCCGCCGCCGCGCCCGAATCACTGCGGATCATCTTCATCGGCACCATCATCGTGCTGCCGTTCCTCATGGGCTACACTGCGCTCGCCTATCGGATCTTTCGGGGGAAGGCCACGGATCTCTCGTACGATTGA
- a CDS encoding DUF5615 family PIN-like protein, whose translation MIWLDAHLSPGIAQWIQESLGHDARALRDLGLRDADDEEVFDRARQAGAINLTKDKDFIDLVGRLGSPPAIIWLRCGNTSEAVLKRILADHLDEAFRFISKGDALVEIQ comes from the coding sequence ATGATTTGGCTCGATGCTCATCTCTCCCCAGGCATCGCCCAATGGATTCAGGAAAGCCTCGGGCATGACGCTCGAGCGCTCCGAGACCTTGGGCTTCGAGACGCTGATGATGAGGAGGTCTTCGACCGAGCCAGACAAGCTGGCGCGATCAATTTGACCAAAGACAAGGATTTCATTGACCTGGTCGGTCGCCTTGGATCTCCGCCCGCAATCATCTGGCTTCGGTGCGGGAACACTTCCGAAGCTGTGCTCAAGCGGATTCTCGCCGACCACCTCGACGAGGCATTTCGATTTATTTCGAAAGGTGATGCTTTGGTTGAGATCCAGTAG